The segment CCGTTCACTGACCTGGTGCCGGCGGCCGGTATCAAGCTGACGCCGAAGCACTATGCCTACCTGAAGATTTCGGAAGGCTGTAACCATCGCTGCTCGTTCTGCATCATCCCGTCGATGCGCGGCGACCTCGTCTCGCGCCCCGTGGCTGAAGTCATGCTCGAGGCCGAAAACCTGTTCAAGGCGGGCGTCAAGGAACTGCTGGTCATCTCGCAGGACACCAGCGCTTATGGCGTGGACGTCAAATATCGCACCGGTTTCTGGAATGGGCGCCCGCTCAAGACGCGCATGACGGAACTGGTGGCCGCGCTCGGCGAGCTGGCGAGCCAGTATGGTGCATGGGTTCGCCTGCACTACGTCTACCCGTATCCGCACGTCGACGAGATCATCCCGCTGATGAACCAGGGCAACGTGCTGCCTTACCTCGATGTGCCGCTGCAGCATGCGCATCCGGATGTGCTCAAGCGCATGAAGCGCCCGGCGAATGCCGAGAAGACACTCGACCGCATCCGCGCGTGGCGCGAAGTCTGCCCGGACCTGACGATTCGTAGCACGTTCATCGCCGGTTTCCCCGGTGAGACCGAGGAAGAATTCCAGACGCTGCTCGATTTCATCGCCGAAGCCGAGCTTGACCGGGTGGGCTGCTTTGCCTATTCCCCGGTGGAAGGCGCCACGGCCAACGACCTGCCCGGTGCGTTGCCGGACGAAGTGCGCGAAGAGCGACGTGCCCGCTTTATGGAAGTAGCCGAGGAGGTCTCCGCCCGCCGTCTTCAGCGCAAGGTCGGCCAGACGCTGCGCGTGCTGGTGGACGAGGTCAATCAGGACGGTGGTATCGGCCGGTCGTCGGCGGATGCGCCGGAAATCGATGGTCTCGTCTATATCGATCCGGCGGCCAAGGCTTCACAGCGCTACAAGACGGGCGACTTCGTCAATGTGAAGATTACCGGCGCCGACGGTCACGATCTTTGGGGTGAAGTGGCGTAAGCCGTACTTGTGCATACAATTAGGTAAAAGTACGGTCGTTCGTTTTCCCGGGGTCGGGTCTATACTGTGCGGCGCAACATGAACGCATGGAGACAAGACATGGCACGTGAAGTGGTGGTTGTCAGCGGTGTGCGCACCGCAATCGGTACCTTCGGCGGCAGCCTGAAGGATCAGGCCCCGACGGATATGGGCGCTCTGGTCGTGCGCGAAGCACTGGCCCGCGCCGGCGTTTCGGGCGATGACGTGGGTCATGTGGTGTTCGGCAACGTGATCCAGACCGAGCCGAAGGACATGTATCTGGGCCGCGTGGCGGCTGTGAATGGTGGTGTGTCGATCAACGCGCCGGCACTGACCGTCAATCGCCTGTGCGGCTCCGGCCTGCAGGCAATCGTCAGCGCAGCCCAGACGATTCTGCTGGGCGATGCCGACGTGGCAATCGGCGGCGGCGCGGAAAGCATGAGCCGCGCGCCGTACCTGGCGCCGATGGCCCGCTGGGGTGCGCGCATGGGTGATGCCAAGCTGGTCGACATGATGCTTGGTGCACTGCACGATCCGTTCCACGCGATCCACATGGGCGTGACGGCGGAAAACGTCGCCAAGGAATATGACATTTCGCGCCAGCAGCAGGACGAAGCCGCGCTCGAATCGCATCGTCGTGCTTCCGCCGCCATCAAGGCAGGCTATTTCAAGGATCAGATCGTTCCGGTTACGCTGAAATCGCGCAAGGGCGACGTGGTGTTCGATACCGACGAGCACGTGCGTCACGATGCGACGATGGACGACATGACCAAGCTCAAGCCGGTGTTCGTCAAGGAGAATGGCACGGTCACGGCCGGTAACGCCTCGGGCCTGAACGACGCCGCCGCCGCCGTGGTGCTGATGGAGCGTGCCGAGGCCGAGCGCCGCGGCCTGAAGCCGCTGGCTCGGCTGGTGTCCTACGGCCACGCCGGTGTCGATCCCAAGACGATGGGTATCGGTCCGGTGCCGGCTACGAAGATCGCGCTGGAACGTGCCGGCCTGACGGTCAAGGATCTCGATGTGATCGAGGCCAACGAGGCATTCGCGGCGCAGGCCTGCGCGGTGACCAAGGCTTTGGGTCTCGACCCGGCGAAGGTCAACCCCAATGGCTCCGGTATCTCGCTTGGCCACCCGATCGGCGCCACCGGTGCGCTCATCACGGTCAAGGCGCTGTACGAGCTGCAGCGTGTACAGGGTCGCTACGCGCTGGTGACGATGTGCATCGGTGGTGGCCAGGGCATTGCCGCGATCTTCGAGCGCGTTTAAAGTCGCGGGCAGTCAATCTGCCCGAGGAAGTCCGTCTTGTCCCGTCCCGTTCTGCTTTGCCTGTTGGCCGTCGCGATGCTGTCTCTCCCAATTGCAGCGCGCGCGGCAGACGGAGCCGTTGTATCGACGGGGCAGGCGGTGGACGGGCAGGGCGGTGGGCTCGGTATCAATGACGCCATTCGTGCCGGTGAGGCCAAGCGGGGCACCTCGCTGTCCACCGGCTCGGCGGGCCCATTGTCACCGCGCCCCGAGTACGCGAAGTATCCGGTCTATACCGGCACGCTCGGCGACAAGCCGGTGCGATTGCGGGTGGCCCCGAAGACCGATACACGGGACAGCCTCCAAGGCGAGTATTCGATCGGGGATGGCAAGAGCGTGCGGCTGCTCTCCGGCGAATGGGAGGATGGCAGCTTCCTGATGGAAGAGTCGGACGACGGCACGCGCGTATCCGGCAATTGGGAAGGGCAGATCGACCAGCAGGGCGTGGTGCGAGGTACCTGGACCGATGCGCTCAACCCCGCGATCATCCTGCCGTTTGTTATCCGGCCGCTTGGCGGCTTCCTGGTGATCCCACCATTCGATAACCGCCAGGGCAGCGGCGCGACGTACGCCCCACCTTCGCCCAAGTCATCAATCTCGACTGAGAAGCCGCGCTGAATCCCCATCGGGCTCGGCTAGTCCGTCCGTCCTGACCTGACGTGTTTTCGCCGGCCTCGCACGTGGCCTGACTGGCATTTGCTGGTAAGCTCGAACGCCTGATTCGACTCCTCCAGGGAAATCGCCGTGTCCGCTTCCGACTCGTCCCGTTACATCAAGACCATTGCCGTCCAGCCAGAACTGGACATCGCGCCGGGCTTCGATTCGTTCTCCACGCCGACCTACCGCGGCTCCACTGTCGTCTTCCGCAACCTTGCCGAACTGCGCGCCTATGGCGACCGCAGCAAGACCTACTGGCGCTATGGCCTGCACGCCACGCCGACCAGCGAGGCGCTTTGCCAGCAACTGGCGCAGATCGAAGGTGGCCGTCACACGCTGCTGTTCCCGTCGGGCCTGGGCGCCATTTCGCTGGTCTATTTCGGCCTGCTGCGTACCGGTGACGATGTCCTCGTCCCAGAAAACGTCTACGGACCCAATCGCGATCATGGCGACTGGATGGCGCGGGAGTTCGGTATTACCGTGCGCCCGTATCATCCGTCGGTCGGCGCTGGAATCGCCTCGATGATCCAGCCGAACACGCGTCTGATCTGGATGGAATCGCCGGGCTCGGTCACGATGGAAGTGCCTGACACCGAGGCGATCGTGGCCGCCGCGAAGGCACGTGGTGTGCTGACCGCGATCGACAACACCTGGTCTGCCGGCGTCTACTATCGGCCGTTCGAGAAGGGCATCGATATCTCCGTGCAGGCGCTGACCAAGTACCAATCCGGTGGCAGCGATGTACTGATGGGCGCCGTGATCACGCGGGATGACCATCTCCACGACCGCCTCAAGCGCACCCGCATGCTGATGGGCTGGGGTGTCTCCGCCGACGATTGCTACCTGGTCCTGCGTGGGCTGGCGAGCATGCCGGTGCGCCTGGCCGCTCACGACCGCGCAGCGCGCGAGGTGGCCGAATGGCTGACGAAACGTCCGGAGGTCGCGCGTGTGCTGCATCCGGCATTGCCCGATTGCCCCGGCCATGCCGAATGGCTGCGGGATTTCAGCGGGGCGAGTGGTCTGTTCTCGATCATTCTGCACAGCCGCTATACGCGCGAGCAGGTCGATGCGTTCGTCGAGGCGCTAAAGCTGTTCGCGATTGGCTGGTCGTGGGGCGGTGCGCACAGTCTGGCTGTGCCCTATCACGTCGACACAATGCGCCCGGCTGGCACGTGGCCGCCCGCTGGATGGGAGAACGCCGGCGAACTGGTGCGGCTGTATATTGGTCTGGAAGACACCCGCGACCTGATCGCCGATCTGAAGCAGGCGCTGGAGTCTCAGCTGCGCTGACGAGCCAGAATGCGCCCGGACGCGCTAGACGCGTTCGAGCGCCGCGGGTTCTTCTGTCTTTTGGGTATTGGGTGATGCGCTACGCAGCGCCCATACCGATTCTGCCGGCCCGCCACGGGCGCGGCGTAGTGTGGCGCGGGCCAGCGCGACATATCCGGCGGCCAGCGCGATCGCGCCAATGTCGAAGCCCGCCACGGCCCAGCGGCCGTTGAGTGCCGCAACGATAAAGTGGTCGCCGGTCAGGATGGCATTCGACAGCGGCACGCTCAGCGTGGCGATCGCCGCAATCCACAGCAATTCCACGGCCGCGCGTGCGGGATGGCGAATCAGGGCCCAGCCCACGGATGCGATGAAGGCGGGCCAGAACACATGGCTGACGGCCTGATCCGGCCAAAGCAGCGCAGCCGGGAAGCACAGCGCAACGCCGATACAGGTGCCGATGCACACCCCAACCGTCGCCTGGGCGAGCAGTCGATGCACGCGAGGCTGTTCGGCCTGCCGCGTTTTGCGGCGTGTTTCGATCCACAGCAGATTGCCCGAGTAGAACAGGAACGCACCCGCCAGCCCCGCCAGCAGATAGACGATCCGCATGGCCAGGTCGCCATACGTGCCGTAGTGCAGCGCGAACATTGCGCTGTAGACCATGTGGTTCGTGTCGCGCGCGCCGGCGGTCTGGTTGGCGATCAGCTTGCCCGCCTCGGGCTCGGCTGCCGCGGCGTGAATGCCCACCGATCCGCCGTTGCCGAGCGTCCGGGTGCTGTCCCCGCGGACTTCGGCCAGCGCGTTCGCGTCACCGTAGTGCTGGAAGCGGATGGCTTCCGGCGTGAACCGATCGCCACCGTGTTCGCGGGCGATTGCCAGCAGTTGCGCCGCCGGCATCGTGGGGGAGGGGCGGCCTGCGGCGGTCACCTCGGGCGTGGCGCCTGTGACGCGTGGCACTACCTCCATCAACTTGCCGTCGAACGTCAGCACGTTGAAGACCATCACCATGATCAGTGACAGGCAGAAGAATGCGCCGGTGATTGCGAATATCAGGTGGAACGGCAGGCTGAACAGGCCAAGCACATTGTGCGTGTCCATCCAGAAGCGCTTGAGGTTGCGTCCCGGGCGCACCGCGAAGAGATCCTTCTTCAGACGCGGCAGATGTAACAGCACACCGGATACCAGCGCCAGGCCGTACAGGATCGAGATCACGCCCATGAAGTACATGCCGTTCATGCCCAGGCCGAGCGAGTAATGCAGGGCGTTCAGGAATGCCGAGAGTTCGCCGGTTGCATGGTCGAGCGAGGTATCGTTCCGCGCGGCGGCATCGCCGTTCAGGCGCGTGCCGTTCATCGTCTGCCAGGCGCCGGACTTGTCCTGCCAGTATGCGTTGAAGTCCGGTTCCTCCTTGCTCGGCAGGCCAACGTAGACACTGTTGGCGGCATCAGGGTGCGCGGCGATGAGTTGCTGTACGAAGGCATCAACGGCAGGGCCGTCGACCTGGACCTCCGTGACGTGCCGGCCTTCCAGCCGGGCAGGGTTCTGCCACACGTGCAGTTCGTGGTGGAAGACCGTGATCGCCCCGGCGAAGAACGCTATGAACAGCGCCCAGCCTGCCATCAGGCCGACCCAGGTATGGAGCGTATTGAATACACGCAGGGTGTTGGGTTTCATGCGGATGTCCCGGAGAGTCTCAGGCGCCCGAAAGCGGGGAGGCAGGCGGCATGAGGTGCATCACCCGTACGCCCCAGAGTACGCCGTAGCAGATCAGGTTGGCGCCAAGCAGCCAGAGCCACGCCGAGCGGCTCGATGCGAACAGCAGGCTCAGGCAGATGATCGCCACCCAGAGCATGAAACCGAGCATGATGGCCACCACCACACCGCTTTCCCGGCCACCGGGCAGCCAGAGAATGCCAAGCGTGCACAGGGCGATTGCCAGCGGCAGGCCCAGCAGCGACCCTGCAAGCCATCGGGTTCCCATCATGGCGTGTTCCTTTCCGCGACGGTGAGGCGCGTGGCGGAGCGCCGCTTCTGCATCCACGTGCCAATGAACGGCCAGACGGACAGGCAGCAAGTCATGGTGACCAGTGTGCTGGCGATGGCTACCGGCCAGCCTTCCGGCACGCTCATCGTCCACGCGCTGGCGAGCGTCAGCCCAAGGCCGAGCCAGCAGGACAGGTGCGGGCGGATCGGCGCAGCGCGGGTGAGAACCTGGTTGGGCGCGGCCAGATAGAGGCAGGCGGCGCCTGCCAAAGCGAGAAGTACGGCCAACACCTGCATGAATTGAGCTTTTGCGGATCGACAGAGAACGAAATAATAATGATTCGTATTTAATTGATCAAGCGTGGTAACGCGTGGAAGGATTGGTGAAGTGGCTGAAGAGGCGCTCGACGCCAGCGATGCGGCGAGGCTTGGGGATGACAGGGAGTGGTGCAGCAGACGGTGTCCGGCACCAGCAGCCGGACACCGGAAGGCGGGGACTTAATGCGGGAACAGATTCAGCAGGCCATCCAGGCCGACATGGTTGAACGCCACGCTTGCCTGCGCGCGCACCACGGGCTTGGCGCGGAATGCCACGGAAAGGCCGGCTACGGCCATCATCTTCAGGTCGTTCGAGCCGTCACCCATCACGATCGCCTGCGACGGATCGGCGCCGATCTGTTCGCACACCTCGCGCACCGTGCGCGCCTTGACGTCGGCGTTCACGATCTCGCCCACCACGTTGCCCGTCAGCTTGCCGTCGACGATCTCGAGCGTGTTGGCGCGGGTGAAGTCCAGCTTCAGGCGCGGCTTGAGCTTGTCGGTGAAGTGGACGAAGCCGCCGGAAACCAGCAGCGTGCGCAAGCCCAGCGCCTGGATGGTCTGCAGCATGTTCTCGGCGCCGGGCGACAGGCGCAGCCGTTCGTCGTACACGCGATCCAGCACGCTGGCGTCCAGGCCCTTGAGCAGCGCCACGCGGCGACGCAGGCTTTCGTTGAAATCGGTGATCTCACCGCGCATCGCGGCTTCGGTGATGGCCGACACCTCGGCCTTGAGGCCGCAGAAATCGGCGATCTCGTCGATGCACTCGATCGTGATCAGCGTCGAGTCCATGTCCATCGCCACCAGGCGGAAGTCCGACAGCTTGCGTCCACCCGGTACCACGGCCCAGTCGATGCCACGTGGCGCGCACGCCGCGTCGAGCGCTTCGCGCAGCGCGGGCGTCAGCGGCGCGCAATCGTCCGCGGTGGCCACGTTGTCGGCGCGGCGCTCGAAGGCGGAGGCGCCGGCAACGGTGCGCAGGGTGTCGAGGTCGGCATTGGCGAGCGGGGACAGGCTCTGGAGAATCAGCGGCATGGCGGGGGTAGGCAGGCGATGCGGGCGTCGCAGGGGTCGCGGGAGTTGAGAGGGCGAGCGGAAGCGCGCGGGAAAGGCGGTATTGTAACCAAGCCTTCCTTCCTGCTTCCGCCTTGCGCGGATATGTCGATATTGCCGTCCGATCTTATGCGGATTTCGTGCATGGATCGGCGAAACCATTCGTTCCGTTCAGATAGGCCCGTCGGTAGCCTTTCTCCCTGACACAAGCCCCGTGCTGCGGCGTGGGGCCCAAAACAGCAGGGCGCAAGATTGCCAACGCGCCACTTCACGACACCTGACGGGAGCAATACAGATGATTCGCAAACTGGCCATCGGCCTCGCCGTTCTTTCGGTACTCGGCGCCGCACAGACCGCCTCGGCCAACACCAACCTGCTCAATGTCTCGTACGACCCCACGCGGGAGCTCTACGTGGATGTGAACGCCGCGTTCGCCAAGGCCTACAAGGCGCAGTCCGGTGACGCCGTGACGATCCGCCAGTCGCATGGCGGCTCGGGCAAGCAGGCCCGCTCCGTGATTGATGGGCTGGATGCCGACGTGGTCACGCTGGCGCTCGGCTACGACATCGACGCCATTGCCGACAAGGGCCTGATCAAGCCCGACTGGCAGAAACGCCTGCCGCACAACGCATCGCCGTACACGTCGACGATCGTGTTCCTGGTGCGCAAGGGCAATCCGAAGCAGATCAAGGACTGGAACGACCTGATCAAGCCCGGCGTGCAGGTGATCACGCCGAACCCGAAGACGTCGGGCGGCGCGCGCTGGAATTACCTGGCCGCGTGGGGCTATGCGCTGCGCCAGCCGGGTGGCAATGAGGCCAAGGCCAAGGAATTCGTCGGCGCGCTGCTCAAGAACGTGCCGGTGCTCGATTCGGGCGCACGTGGCGCCACCACGACCTTCGTCGAACGCGGTCTCGGCGATGTGCTGATTGCCTGGGAAAACGAGGCGATCCTGGCCATCAAGGAACTGGGTCCGGACAAGTTCGACATCGTCGCACCATCGGTCTCGATCCTGGCCGAGCCGCCAGTGGCCGTGGTCGACAAGGTTGTCGACAAGAAGGGCACCCGCAAGGCCGCCGAAGCCTACCTGCAGTTCCTCTACACCGAGGAAGGTCAGGAAATCGCCGCCAAGAACTACTACCGTCCGATCTCGGAGAAGGTGGCCGCCAAGTACGCGGCGAATTTCCCGAAGGTGAAGCTGTTCACGATCGACGAAGTGTTTGGCGGCTGGGCCAAGGCTCAGAAAGCCCACTTTGCCGATGGCGGTTCATTCGACCAGGTCTATCAGCCTGGCAAGCGGTAACACGCGCGGCCGGGGCGGCCACGCTGCCCCGGCGTGCCAGTTGAAGGAGCCCGAAGATGTCCGCAGTTCTCAAGGTTTCATCCCGCATCGCCACGCGGCGATGTCCCGCCTGACCTGATTCCCGATCCACCCCGTCTGCC is part of the Cupriavidus metallidurans CH34 genome and harbors:
- the rimO gene encoding 30S ribosomal protein S12 methylthiotransferase RimO, whose protein sequence is MSSDTNLSNPPKVGFVSLGCPKALVDSEQIITQLRAEGYSISGTYDGADLVVVNTCGFIDEAVQESLDAIGEALTENGKVIVTGCLGAKKDAAGHDIVSAVHPKVLAVTGPHALGEVMQAVHTHLPKPHDPFTDLVPAAGIKLTPKHYAYLKISEGCNHRCSFCIIPSMRGDLVSRPVAEVMLEAENLFKAGVKELLVISQDTSAYGVDVKYRTGFWNGRPLKTRMTELVAALGELASQYGAWVRLHYVYPYPHVDEIIPLMNQGNVLPYLDVPLQHAHPDVLKRMKRPANAEKTLDRIRAWREVCPDLTIRSTFIAGFPGETEEEFQTLLDFIAEAELDRVGCFAYSPVEGATANDLPGALPDEVREERRARFMEVAEEVSARRLQRKVGQTLRVLVDEVNQDGGIGRSSADAPEIDGLVYIDPAAKASQRYKTGDFVNVKITGADGHDLWGEVA
- the bktB gene encoding beta-ketothiolase BktB yields the protein MAREVVVVSGVRTAIGTFGGSLKDQAPTDMGALVVREALARAGVSGDDVGHVVFGNVIQTEPKDMYLGRVAAVNGGVSINAPALTVNRLCGSGLQAIVSAAQTILLGDADVAIGGGAESMSRAPYLAPMARWGARMGDAKLVDMMLGALHDPFHAIHMGVTAENVAKEYDISRQQQDEAALESHRRASAAIKAGYFKDQIVPVTLKSRKGDVVFDTDEHVRHDATMDDMTKLKPVFVKENGTVTAGNASGLNDAAAAVVLMERAEAERRGLKPLARLVSYGHAGVDPKTMGIGPVPATKIALERAGLTVKDLDVIEANEAFAAQACAVTKALGLDPAKVNPNGSGISLGHPIGATGALITVKALYELQRVQGRYALVTMCIGGGQGIAAIFERV
- a CDS encoding cystathionine beta-lyase; amino-acid sequence: MAVSASDSSRYIKTIAVQPELDIAPGFDSFSTPTYRGSTVVFRNLAELRAYGDRSKTYWRYGLHATPTSEALCQQLAQIEGGRHTLLFPSGLGAISLVYFGLLRTGDDVLVPENVYGPNRDHGDWMAREFGITVRPYHPSVGAGIASMIQPNTRLIWMESPGSVTMEVPDTEAIVAAAKARGVLTAIDNTWSAGVYYRPFEKGIDISVQALTKYQSGGSDVLMGAVITRDDHLHDRLKRTRMLMGWGVSADDCYLVLRGLASMPVRLAAHDRAAREVAEWLTKRPEVARVLHPALPDCPGHAEWLRDFSGASGLFSIILHSRYTREQVDAFVEALKLFAIGWSWGGAHSLAVPYHVDTMRPAGTWPPAGWENAGELVRLYIGLEDTRDLIADLKQALESQLR
- a CDS encoding PepSY-associated TM helix domain-containing protein yields the protein MKPNTLRVFNTLHTWVGLMAGWALFIAFFAGAITVFHHELHVWQNPARLEGRHVTEVQVDGPAVDAFVQQLIAAHPDAANSVYVGLPSKEEPDFNAYWQDKSGAWQTMNGTRLNGDAAARNDTSLDHATGELSAFLNALHYSLGLGMNGMYFMGVISILYGLALVSGVLLHLPRLKKDLFAVRPGRNLKRFWMDTHNVLGLFSLPFHLIFAITGAFFCLSLIMVMVFNVLTFDGKLMEVVPRVTGATPEVTAAGRPSPTMPAAQLLAIAREHGGDRFTPEAIRFQHYGDANALAEVRGDSTRTLGNGGSVGIHAAAAEPEAGKLIANQTAGARDTNHMVYSAMFALHYGTYGDLAMRIVYLLAGLAGAFLFYSGNLLWIETRRKTRQAEQPRVHRLLAQATVGVCIGTCIGVALCFPAALLWPDQAVSHVFWPAFIASVGWALIRHPARAAVELLWIAAIATLSVPLSNAILTGDHFIVAALNGRWAVAGFDIGAIALAAGYVALARATLRRARGGPAESVWALRSASPNTQKTEEPAALERV
- the serB gene encoding phosphoserine phosphatase SerB — its product is MPLILQSLSPLANADLDTLRTVAGASAFERRADNVATADDCAPLTPALREALDAACAPRGIDWAVVPGGRKLSDFRLVAMDMDSTLITIECIDEIADFCGLKAEVSAITEAAMRGEITDFNESLRRRVALLKGLDASVLDRVYDERLRLSPGAENMLQTIQALGLRTLLVSGGFVHFTDKLKPRLKLDFTRANTLEIVDGKLTGNVVGEIVNADVKARTVREVCEQIGADPSQAIVMGDGSNDLKMMAVAGLSVAFRAKPVVRAQASVAFNHVGLDGLLNLFPH
- a CDS encoding sulfate ABC transporter substrate-binding protein encodes the protein MIRKLAIGLAVLSVLGAAQTASANTNLLNVSYDPTRELYVDVNAAFAKAYKAQSGDAVTIRQSHGGSGKQARSVIDGLDADVVTLALGYDIDAIADKGLIKPDWQKRLPHNASPYTSTIVFLVRKGNPKQIKDWNDLIKPGVQVITPNPKTSGGARWNYLAAWGYALRQPGGNEAKAKEFVGALLKNVPVLDSGARGATTTFVERGLGDVLIAWENEAILAIKELGPDKFDIVAPSVSILAEPPVAVVDKVVDKKGTRKAAEAYLQFLYTEEGQEIAAKNYYRPISEKVAAKYAANFPKVKLFTIDEVFGGWAKAQKAHFADGGSFDQVYQPGKR